In a genomic window of Nitratireductor basaltis:
- a CDS encoding hybrid sensor histidine kinase/response regulator, with protein MTSVVTRGYMHRRLLAVLIGFVMTVALGASVLLWQAERAKTQARFSGLIGYMTDATSDVIYSALRMQYASLHAASLRNVPVNFTRRSVSSRYGISANLAAVPSPNLALPPMEDARAALQSALEALENGYNAMEMALHGDVTTLESQRLTAEEDGSGKSGANEAGSFLETLTGQSAPSFVREMWEGDGEASLKTELKAIIGLANRLDIFGDYSSSAARRVFTEMQSLANGSIVPHLSSISNELNIQMADTYGTMQLTILIISLAIAVSAVLISARVFLPMIGRVNAAQQALHETNEQLAEEKVRAQSADKAKSEFLANMSHEIRTPMNGVMGMAELLARTDLDQRQSMFVDVIVKSGSALLTIINDILDFSKIDAGQLRLEDAPFRLGEAIEDVATLVSPKVAEKDLELIVRIDPEMPVSFIGDMGRFRQVVTNLVGNAVKFTERGHVLIDVSGEAGEDHASVTVRVEDTGPGIPPDQLKAVFEKFAQVDASSTRRHEGTGLGLAIASRLVELMGGQLQADSTVGEGSVFWFTVDLPLNHEAAPQKPLPIDVSGARVLAIDDNPINRSILMEQLKSWGFDCAAAESGQVALAFLNHARELGGAVDCVILDYQMPGMNGAEVARAIKSDPRNADLPIVLLTSVDQAETMRVLSDCGITAQLNKPARSSALLETLVSAMQKAARSRNSPIEPLEMNVKPLRQPQKRPEAKNAAQLDILVAEDNEVNQLVFSQVLEGLGVSYRIAGNGRTATQMHHSLNPTLVLMDVSMPEMNGFEATAAIRETDKQTGRHTPIIGITAHALNGDREKCINAGMDDYLTKPISPQKLASKISEWLEQKMAASA; from the coding sequence ATGACATCTGTGGTAACACGCGGCTACATGCACCGTCGGCTTTTGGCGGTACTGATCGGCTTTGTCATGACGGTGGCATTGGGTGCCAGCGTACTTCTTTGGCAGGCTGAGCGCGCCAAGACGCAAGCCCGCTTTTCCGGTCTGATTGGTTATATGACCGACGCCACGAGTGACGTCATCTACAGTGCGCTGCGCATGCAATATGCAAGCCTCCACGCCGCAAGCCTGCGCAATGTTCCGGTCAACTTTACGCGCCGCAGCGTTTCAAGCAGGTATGGCATTTCCGCCAATCTCGCCGCCGTCCCTTCCCCGAATCTCGCCCTTCCACCCATGGAGGATGCCCGCGCCGCATTGCAGTCTGCTCTGGAAGCACTGGAGAACGGCTACAACGCGATGGAAATGGCCCTCCATGGCGATGTGACAACGCTGGAAAGCCAACGTCTTACGGCTGAAGAAGACGGATCTGGCAAAAGCGGAGCGAATGAGGCCGGCTCATTTCTCGAGACACTGACCGGGCAGAGTGCACCATCCTTCGTCCGCGAAATGTGGGAAGGTGATGGTGAAGCCTCCCTCAAGACCGAGTTGAAGGCCATCATCGGGCTCGCCAATCGGCTTGATATCTTCGGCGACTACTCGTCATCCGCTGCACGGCGTGTGTTTACCGAGATGCAGTCGCTGGCGAACGGTTCGATCGTGCCGCATCTAAGCTCGATATCCAATGAGCTGAACATCCAGATGGCGGATACATATGGCACGATGCAACTGACCATCCTGATCATCAGTCTGGCCATCGCGGTGAGTGCCGTTCTCATTTCCGCCCGGGTGTTCCTGCCCATGATCGGGCGCGTGAATGCGGCCCAACAAGCGCTTCACGAAACGAACGAGCAGCTTGCAGAGGAAAAGGTCCGGGCTCAGTCCGCTGACAAGGCGAAATCGGAGTTCCTGGCCAATATGAGCCATGAGATCCGCACTCCCATGAATGGCGTCATGGGCATGGCCGAACTGCTCGCGCGCACGGACCTTGACCAGCGCCAGTCCATGTTCGTGGATGTGATCGTGAAATCCGGCTCTGCCCTTCTCACAATCATCAATGACATCCTCGATTTCTCGAAGATCGATGCTGGGCAGCTACGGCTGGAAGACGCGCCCTTCAGGCTCGGCGAAGCGATCGAGGACGTGGCAACATTGGTGTCGCCGAAGGTCGCGGAGAAGGATCTGGAATTGATCGTACGCATCGATCCGGAAATGCCGGTCTCCTTCATCGGCGATATGGGCCGCTTCAGGCAGGTGGTCACAAACCTTGTCGGCAATGCGGTCAAGTTCACCGAGCGCGGCCATGTGCTGATCGATGTGTCGGGTGAAGCCGGGGAAGATCATGCAAGCGTCACCGTACGCGTCGAAGATACGGGGCCGGGCATTCCCCCCGACCAGCTCAAGGCGGTGTTCGAGAAATTTGCACAGGTCGACGCCTCCTCCACCAGACGCCACGAAGGCACGGGCCTTGGCCTTGCCATCGCCTCCCGTCTGGTTGAACTGATGGGCGGCCAGTTGCAGGCCGACAGCACGGTCGGCGAGGGCTCCGTGTTCTGGTTTACCGTGGATCTGCCGCTGAACCATGAAGCGGCGCCACAAAAGCCGCTGCCGATAGATGTTTCCGGTGCACGCGTTCTTGCCATTGACGACAACCCCATCAACCGCAGCATCCTGATGGAGCAGCTCAAGAGCTGGGGCTTCGACTGCGCGGCTGCCGAGAGCGGTCAGGTGGCACTTGCCTTCCTCAACCACGCACGTGAACTGGGAGGCGCTGTCGACTGCGTGATCCTGGATTACCAGATGCCTGGCATGAATGGCGCAGAGGTGGCGCGTGCGATAAAGTCGGACCCGCGAAACGCCGATCTGCCCATCGTTCTCCTTACCTCTGTCGATCAGGCCGAGACGATGCGCGTCCTTTCAGATTGCGGCATCACCGCACAACTCAACAAACCGGCCCGATCCTCGGCACTTCTGGAAACACTCGTGAGCGCAATGCAGAAGGCCGCACGCAGCAGGAATTCGCCTATCGAACCGCTGGAAATGAATGTGAAGCCGCTACGTCAGCCGCAGAAAAGGCCCGAGGCGAAGAATGCAGCTCAACTCGACATACTGGTCGCTGAGGACAATGAGGTGAACCAGCTTGTCTTCTCCCAGGTTCTGGAGGGTCTCGGCGTCAGCTACCGCATAGCGGGCAATGGGCGCACGGCCACCCAGATGCACCATTCACTGAACCCCACACTTGTGCTGATGGACGTGTCCATGCCGGAGATGAACGGCTTCGAGGCAACCGCAGCCATTCGTGAGACGGACAAGCAGACGGGAAGACACACGCCGATCATCGGCATCACGGCCCACGCGCTCAACGGCGACCGCGAGAAATGCATCAATGCGGGCATGGACGACTACCTTACCAAGCCGATCTCTCCCCAGAAACTCGCGTCCAAGATCAGCGAATGGCTGGAACAGAAGATGGCGGCGAGCGCCTGA
- a CDS encoding polyprenyl synthetase family protein encodes MDETAPPFEALLALRAEEMDALLRELLSARPRDGELARPQGLLAAMRHGVLNGGKRLRPFLLVETACLFDAGHHAALRVAAALECVHCYSLIHDDLPAMDDDDYRRGQPTVHRAFNEADAILAGDSLLTYAFDIITDEKTQLSPIVQVDLVKKLARAAGLGGMTGGQSLDLLAEKSAPDEQGVILLQAMKTGALIRFACEAGALIGGADERQREHLIQFGEIIGLAFQLADDLLDVTSSAEQMGKATGKDAAAGKATLVAMNGEQWARRQLAGLVEQAEQLLLPFGEKAAVLRLAARFVADRQH; translated from the coding sequence ATGGATGAGACAGCCCCACCCTTCGAAGCACTTCTTGCACTGCGTGCAGAAGAAATGGATGCCCTTCTCAGGGAACTCCTGAGCGCCCGCCCAAGAGACGGAGAACTGGCACGCCCCCAGGGGCTGTTGGCAGCCATGCGCCACGGGGTTCTCAATGGAGGAAAACGGCTGCGCCCCTTCCTCCTGGTGGAGACTGCCTGCCTCTTCGACGCCGGCCATCATGCAGCCCTGCGCGTGGCCGCCGCACTGGAATGCGTGCATTGCTATTCGCTCATCCATGATGACCTGCCTGCAATGGACGATGACGATTATCGGCGCGGCCAGCCAACCGTCCACCGCGCCTTCAACGAGGCTGACGCCATCCTGGCAGGCGACAGCCTGCTGACCTATGCTTTCGACATCATCACCGACGAGAAAACGCAGCTCTCGCCGATCGTGCAGGTCGACCTGGTGAAGAAGCTGGCGCGCGCGGCGGGCCTTGGCGGGATGACCGGCGGACAGTCCCTTGATCTGCTGGCTGAGAAATCTGCACCCGATGAGCAGGGCGTCATCCTGCTGCAGGCCATGAAGACCGGTGCATTGATCCGCTTCGCCTGCGAGGCCGGTGCATTGATAGGCGGCGCCGACGAACGCCAGCGCGAGCATCTGATCCAGTTTGGTGAAATCATCGGCCTTGCCTTCCAGTTGGCCGATGATCTGCTGGACGTCACCTCCAGCGCAGAACAGATGGGTAAGGCAACCGGCAAGGACGCGGCCGCCGGCAAGGCAACGCTCGTTGCCATGAACGGCGAGCAATGGGCCCGCCGACAGCTTGCCGGTCTTGTCGAACAGGCAGAGCAGCTACTCCTTCCATTTGGCGAAAAAGCTGCGGTCTTGCGCCTGGCGGCACGCTTCGTTGCGGATCGGCAGCACTAG
- the mtgA gene encoding monofunctional biosynthetic peptidoglycan transglycosylase translates to MAAPQVEGEKRQVRRRRKKNAQRRPLRRVLRYGLLTVLALLALPVLLSLLYRISWVHPVSTLMVKDLVTLQGYTRQWTSIDDVAPVAVHSVIMSEDGRFCSHSGVDWEALNTVIEDALQGEKARGASTISMQTVKNLYLWQGRSFVRKAMEVPLALYFDAVVSKKRLMEIYLNIAEWGPDLYGIEAAAQHHFGRSAANLTARQAALLAVTLPNPAERNPARPGPGLSRLAGLIERRAAKAGGYVGCVR, encoded by the coding sequence GTGGCTGCACCACAGGTGGAAGGCGAGAAAAGGCAGGTTCGACGACGGCGCAAGAAGAATGCTCAACGCCGTCCCTTGCGGCGCGTGCTGCGATATGGGCTGCTGACGGTACTTGCGCTGCTGGCGCTGCCGGTCCTGCTCAGCCTGCTGTACCGAATTTCCTGGGTGCATCCGGTTTCCACGCTCATGGTGAAGGACCTTGTCACGCTGCAGGGCTATACGCGGCAATGGACTTCCATTGACGATGTGGCACCGGTGGCGGTCCATTCCGTGATCATGTCCGAAGACGGACGTTTCTGTTCGCATTCCGGAGTGGACTGGGAAGCGCTGAACACGGTGATCGAAGACGCGCTGCAGGGCGAGAAGGCAAGGGGTGCCTCGACCATCTCGATGCAGACGGTGAAGAACCTCTATCTGTGGCAGGGGCGGTCCTTCGTGCGAAAGGCGATGGAGGTGCCGCTGGCGCTCTATTTCGACGCAGTCGTATCGAAGAAGCGCCTTATGGAAATCTATCTGAACATTGCCGAATGGGGGCCTGATCTGTACGGAATTGAAGCCGCGGCCCAACATCATTTCGGGCGCAGTGCCGCAAATCTCACCGCAAGGCAAGCAGCCTTGCTGGCGGTCACGTTGCCGAATCCGGCAGAGCGAAACCCGGCCCGGCCCGGCCCCGGTCTCTCGCGTCTTGCCGGTCTGATAGAACGTCGCGCGGCCAAGGCCGGTGGCTATGTGGGATGCGTCAGGTGA
- the rpmF gene encoding 50S ribosomal protein L32: MAVPKRKTTPSKRGMRRSADALKNPTYVEDKNSGELRRPHHVDLKSGMYRGRQVLQPKDA; the protein is encoded by the coding sequence ATGGCTGTACCTAAAAGGAAAACGACGCCGTCCAAGCGCGGCATGCGCCGCTCGGCAGATGCGCTGAAGAACCCGACCTATGTCGAGGACAAGAATTCCGGCGAACTGCGCCGCCCGCACCATGTGGACCTGAAGTCCGGCATGTATCGCGGTCGCCAGGTTCTCCAGCCGAAGGACGCGTAA
- the phaR gene encoding polyhydroxyalkanoate synthesis repressor PhaR, with protein MPEKDDPVVIKKYANRRLYNTGTSTYVTLEDLAEMVKRDEEFVVQDAKTGNDITHTVLTQIIFELENDKDGQNMLPISFLRQLIAFYGDQMQMVVPSFLEQSMQAFSKEQERMREHMQKAFGGKHADMMDFSAPMKMIEEQTRRNLEMFQSAMQMFAPAPSPTANHSSTNEDERTAAPTREGAQDDLNDLREQIAAMQRKLDSMGRD; from the coding sequence ATGCCAGAGAAGGACGATCCGGTCGTCATCAAGAAATATGCGAACCGGCGCCTCTACAATACTGGAACCAGCACCTATGTGACGCTTGAGGACCTTGCGGAAATGGTCAAGCGCGACGAGGAATTCGTCGTGCAGGACGCCAAGACCGGCAATGACATCACACACACCGTTCTGACCCAGATCATATTCGAACTCGAAAACGACAAGGACGGGCAGAACATGCTGCCCATCTCCTTCCTGCGCCAGCTTATCGCCTTCTACGGCGACCAGATGCAGATGGTCGTGCCGAGCTTTCTGGAACAGTCCATGCAGGCCTTCTCCAAGGAGCAGGAACGCATGCGCGAGCACATGCAGAAAGCCTTCGGCGGCAAGCATGCGGACATGATGGATTTTTCTGCGCCCATGAAAATGATCGAGGAGCAGACGCGCCGCAATCTGGAGATGTTCCAGAGCGCCATGCAGATGTTCGCGCCTGCCCCATCGCCCACCGCCAATCATTCATCGACGAATGAGGATGAGCGAACGGCTGCGCCTACGAGGGAAGGCGCTCAGGACGACCTCAACGATCTGCGCGAGCAGATTGCCGCAATGCAGCGAAAGCTCGACTCCATGGGTCGCGACTAA
- a CDS encoding acetyl-CoA C-acetyltransferase yields the protein MDKANSIVIASAARTPVGSFNGSFAHTPAHELGRTVIEALLERAGVDAAEVDEVILGQVLTAGQGQNPARQAAVNAGLPIETTAWGINQVCGSGLRAVAIGMQQIVCGDAQVVIAGGQESMSLAPHCAHLRSGVKMGDFQMIDTMIRDGLWDAFNGYHMGVTAENVAEKFQISREEQDAFALASQNKAEAAQKAGRFRDEIVPVTLSSRKGEVKVDEDEYIRHGATLEAMQKLRPAFSKDGSVTAGNASGLNDGAAGVLLISEAEAQRRGLKPLARIASWATAGVDPQIMGTGPIPASRRALEKAGWKVGDLDLVEANEAFAAQACAVNRDMGWDPEIVNVNGGSIAIGHPIGASGARVLNTLLHELRRRGGGKGLATLCIGGGMGVAMCVEVFEG from the coding sequence ATGGACAAAGCGAATTCGATTGTCATTGCGAGTGCAGCGCGTACGCCTGTCGGTTCTTTCAATGGCTCCTTTGCCCATACTCCGGCTCACGAGCTTGGTCGCACCGTGATCGAGGCGCTGCTTGAGCGAGCTGGCGTGGATGCAGCAGAAGTGGATGAAGTCATCCTCGGTCAGGTGCTTACGGCCGGGCAGGGGCAGAATCCCGCTCGACAGGCTGCCGTGAATGCAGGCTTGCCGATCGAGACAACCGCCTGGGGCATCAATCAGGTCTGTGGCTCGGGTTTGCGGGCGGTCGCAATCGGCATGCAACAGATCGTTTGCGGTGACGCGCAGGTGGTTATTGCCGGCGGGCAGGAATCCATGTCGCTCGCACCTCATTGCGCGCATCTGCGCAGCGGAGTGAAGATGGGTGATTTCCAGATGATCGACACCATGATCCGGGATGGATTGTGGGATGCCTTCAACGGCTATCACATGGGTGTCACGGCGGAAAATGTCGCTGAGAAGTTTCAGATCTCGCGTGAGGAGCAGGACGCATTCGCGCTTGCTTCCCAGAACAAGGCGGAAGCCGCGCAAAAGGCAGGCCGCTTCAGGGATGAGATCGTTCCCGTCACGCTCTCGAGCCGCAAGGGTGAGGTGAAGGTTGATGAGGACGAGTATATTCGTCACGGCGCCACTCTCGAGGCGATGCAGAAGCTGCGGCCGGCTTTTTCGAAAGACGGGTCGGTTACGGCCGGCAATGCATCCGGTCTGAATGATGGCGCAGCCGGCGTGCTCCTGATTAGCGAGGCGGAGGCTCAGCGTCGCGGGCTGAAGCCCCTTGCGCGCATTGCGTCCTGGGCCACTGCGGGGGTCGATCCGCAGATCATGGGCACCGGCCCCATCCCCGCTTCAAGACGAGCACTCGAAAAGGCTGGCTGGAAGGTAGGCGACCTTGATCTGGTGGAAGCCAACGAGGCCTTCGCCGCTCAGGCCTGCGCAGTCAACCGGGACATGGGCTGGGATCCGGAGATCGTGAACGTGAATGGCGGGTCGATCGCCATTGGTCATCCGATCGGAGCTTCCGGTGCAAGGGTGCTGAACACGCTGCTGCACGAGCTGCGGCGCCGTGGCGGCGGCAAGGGTCTTGCGACCCTTTGCATTGGCGGCGGCATGGGTGTTGCCATGTGTGTTGAAGTCTTCGAGGGCTAA
- a CDS encoding helicase-related protein has translation MNIQPYEKSPTALTGRGVTAILGPTNTGKTHMAIERMVAHSTGVIGLPLRLLAREVYQRVVQRVGPEHVALITGEEKIVPPKARYSVCTVEAMPRETTAAFVAIDEVQLAADLERGHIFTDRLLHLRGRDETLLLGAGTMRGLLEKLLPGISVITRPRMSVLTYSGSKKITRLPRRSAIVAFSSNEVYAIGELIRRQRGGAAIVLGALSPRTRNAQVALYQSGDVDYLVATDAIGMGLNLDVDHVAFAQNRKFDGFQFRDLSAAELGQIAGRAGRHVRDGTFGVTGHVDPFDDALVERIETHHFEPAKVLQWRTADFDFSSLKALRVSLETPPNREGLTKALPAADQRVLEHLANDEDVARLADSRARVALLWEACALPDYRKIAPAQHAEIVAAVYQDLARQGHVDEDYMADQVRRASSTEGEIDTLSHRIAQIRTWTFVSHRPGWLSDPTHWQEKTREIEDSLSDALHERLTKRFVDRRTSVLMKRLRENRMPEAEVSNAGEVLVEGHHVGEMQGFRFTADKTAEGEDARAVKTAAQKALAAEFETRAERFASSANGDLALSSEGVVRWLGAPVATLVAGDDPLRPRAILLADEQLTGPSRDKVAARVDRYVNFQIESQLKPLVDLKQADNLTGIARGLAFQLVENFGLLNRRDVAEEVRSLDQDARAALRRLGVRFGAYHIFVPALVKPGPAGLATLLWALANDGKDKPGYGDVVAALASGRTSLVTEPEFDRAFYRLAGYRNLGRRAVRVDILERLADLIRPALSWKIGQHERPEGAYDGSAFLVTPAMMSILGATPDDMEAILKGLGYRAEAKPADEVEKRLAELAPKPELEGAEASAAPAPADTSGEAESAPAPAASEAAAAATAAPAVAETGTESVNAAPVETAAEAEAVVEAEAEEPKPVLLWRPGRSERRRPQRGNERPNDANKGKGAKGRGPRQRHEGGPRKGGKGGENRNGPRQARPERPARIDPDSPFAKLAALKDQLKK, from the coding sequence ATGAATATTCAGCCATATGAGAAATCTCCCACCGCGCTGACGGGACGCGGCGTGACCGCGATATTGGGTCCGACCAATACCGGCAAGACGCATATGGCGATCGAGCGGATGGTGGCGCACAGCACCGGGGTCATCGGCCTGCCGCTGCGGCTGCTCGCGCGCGAGGTCTATCAGCGCGTGGTGCAGCGTGTGGGTCCCGAGCATGTCGCGCTCATCACGGGTGAAGAAAAGATCGTACCGCCCAAGGCGCGCTATTCGGTTTGTACTGTCGAGGCCATGCCGCGCGAAACGACCGCGGCATTCGTTGCAATCGACGAGGTCCAGCTCGCCGCGGATCTGGAACGCGGCCACATCTTCACGGACCGGCTGCTTCATCTGCGCGGGCGCGACGAGACGCTGCTTCTGGGTGCGGGCACCATGCGCGGGCTGCTGGAGAAGTTGCTGCCGGGCATCTCGGTGATCACTCGACCGCGCATGTCGGTCCTCACTTATTCCGGTTCCAAGAAAATCACGCGCCTGCCGCGCCGGTCTGCAATTGTGGCCTTCTCTTCCAACGAGGTTTACGCAATTGGCGAGTTGATCCGCCGTCAGCGCGGTGGTGCGGCCATCGTCCTCGGCGCGCTCAGCCCGCGGACACGCAATGCGCAGGTGGCGCTCTACCAGTCCGGCGATGTCGATTATCTCGTGGCGACCGATGCGATTGGCATGGGGCTCAATCTCGATGTCGACCATGTCGCCTTTGCGCAGAACCGCAAGTTCGACGGTTTCCAGTTTCGCGACCTGTCTGCCGCTGAGCTTGGCCAGATTGCAGGCCGCGCGGGTCGCCATGTGCGGGACGGCACGTTCGGCGTCACGGGTCATGTCGACCCATTCGACGATGCTCTCGTGGAGCGTATCGAGACCCATCATTTCGAGCCGGCCAAGGTATTGCAGTGGCGTACGGCCGATTTTGATTTCTCGAGCCTGAAGGCGCTGCGTGTGTCGCTGGAGACGCCGCCCAACCGTGAAGGGCTTACAAAAGCGCTTCCTGCAGCCGACCAGCGTGTGCTTGAGCATCTGGCAAATGACGAGGATGTGGCAAGGCTTGCCGACAGCCGCGCGCGGGTCGCGCTGCTATGGGAAGCCTGTGCATTGCCCGATTATCGCAAGATTGCACCCGCTCAACACGCAGAAATTGTGGCTGCCGTCTATCAAGACCTTGCCCGGCAGGGGCATGTTGATGAAGATTACATGGCCGATCAGGTGCGGCGCGCGTCATCCACCGAGGGTGAGATCGACACGCTGTCGCACAGGATTGCGCAAATTCGCACCTGGACCTTTGTCTCCCACCGGCCGGGGTGGTTGTCGGATCCGACACACTGGCAGGAAAAAACACGGGAGATCGAGGACAGCCTGTCCGATGCGCTGCATGAGCGATTGACGAAACGCTTCGTGGACCGCAGGACTTCCGTGCTCATGAAGCGCCTGAGAGAGAACAGAATGCCGGAAGCTGAAGTTAGTAACGCTGGTGAAGTCCTGGTGGAGGGGCACCACGTGGGTGAAATGCAGGGATTCCGCTTCACCGCGGACAAGACTGCCGAAGGTGAAGATGCGCGTGCGGTGAAGACTGCAGCGCAAAAGGCACTTGCTGCAGAGTTCGAAACCCGCGCGGAGCGCTTTGCATCTTCTGCCAATGGCGATCTGGCCTTGTCGTCGGAAGGCGTGGTTCGTTGGCTCGGTGCGCCGGTGGCCACCCTGGTTGCAGGTGATGATCCGCTTCGGCCGCGCGCGATACTCCTGGCAGACGAGCAACTGACCGGCCCTTCGCGTGACAAGGTTGCCGCACGTGTTGATCGCTATGTGAATTTCCAGATCGAAAGCCAGCTCAAGCCGCTTGTCGACCTGAAACAGGCTGACAACCTGACGGGCATTGCCCGCGGCCTTGCCTTCCAGCTTGTCGAGAATTTTGGTCTTCTCAATCGTCGCGATGTTGCAGAAGAGGTGCGCTCGCTCGATCAGGATGCGCGTGCGGCACTACGCCGGCTCGGCGTCCGCTTCGGTGCCTATCACATCTTTGTTCCGGCTCTCGTCAAGCCCGGTCCTGCAGGCCTTGCTACGCTTCTTTGGGCGCTGGCAAATGACGGCAAGGACAAGCCCGGCTACGGCGATGTCGTGGCTGCGCTTGCCTCCGGCAGAACGTCGCTGGTGACGGAACCGGAATTCGACCGCGCCTTCTACCGGCTCGCCGGCTATCGCAATCTTGGTCGTCGTGCGGTCCGCGTAGACATCCTTGAGCGTCTTGCCGATCTCATCCGCCCCGCGCTTTCATGGAAGATTGGTCAGCACGAGCGTCCGGAGGGAGCCTATGACGGTTCGGCCTTCCTGGTCACGCCCGCGATGATGTCGATTCTGGGTGCAACGCCGGATGACATGGAAGCGATACTGAAGGGCCTGGGCTATCGTGCGGAGGCCAAGCCTGCTGACGAGGTTGAGAAGCGGCTGGCGGAATTGGCGCCCAAGCCTGAACTGGAAGGTGCCGAGGCAAGTGCGGCACCCGCTCCTGCAGATACCTCAGGAGAAGCTGAATCCGCTCCTGCTCCGGCTGCCAGTGAGGCAGCGGCCGCAGCAACGGCGGCTCCCGCAGTCGCCGAAACCGGAACCGAGAGCGTGAATGCTGCGCCCGTAGAAACGGCTGCAGAAGCTGAGGCCGTGGTTGAAGCTGAAGCCGAAGAGCCCAAGCCCGTGTTGCTCTGGCGTCCCGGCCGCTCCGAGCGCCGTCGGCCCCAGCGTGGCAATGAGCGCCCCAACGACGCCAACAAGGGCAAGGGTGCAAAGGGTCGCGGACCTCGCCAGCGTCATGAGGGCGGACCGCGGAAGGGTGGCAAAGGCGGTGAAAACCGCAATGGCCCACGCCAAGCCCGACCTGAACGCCCGGCACGGATCGATCCCGATTCACCGTTCGCCAAGCTCGCTGCTCTCAAAGATCAACTCAAGAAATAG
- a CDS encoding RNA-binding S4 domain-containing protein, with translation MVVSDRQRVDKWLFFARVVKSRSLAAKLAQAGKVRVNRNRIEQASYPLKVGDVLTITLERRVLVYRVIDPGTRRGPAEEARKLYEDLTPPEPAREAEPADIAVRDRGAGRPTKKDRRQLQRIFGEDT, from the coding sequence TTGGTCGTCAGTGATCGGCAGCGTGTAGACAAGTGGCTCTTCTTCGCCAGGGTCGTGAAGTCGCGGTCGCTTGCTGCCAAGCTGGCGCAGGCGGGCAAGGTTCGGGTCAATCGCAACCGGATCGAGCAGGCCTCATATCCGCTCAAGGTGGGAGATGTGTTGACCATCACTCTTGAGCGGCGGGTGCTGGTCTACCGGGTGATTGATCCGGGCACGCGGAGAGGACCGGCTGAAGAAGCGCGGAAACTCTATGAAGATCTGACCCCGCCCGAGCCCGCACGGGAAGCCGAGCCAGCGGATATCGCAGTACGCGATCGCGGGGCCGGTCGTCCGACAAAGAAGGACCGCCGCCAACTGCAGCGCATCTTTGGCGAAGACACCTGA
- the fdxA gene encoding ferredoxin FdxA, with product MTYLVTDNCIKCKYMDCVEVCPVDCFYEGENMLVIHPDECIDCGVCEPECPAEAIKPDTEPGLDKWLQVNTEYAEKWPNITIKRDAPDDAQKFDGEEGKFEKYFSAEPGQGD from the coding sequence ATGACCTATCTCGTGACCGACAATTGCATCAAGTGCAAGTATATGGACTGCGTGGAGGTATGCCCGGTCGACTGCTTCTATGAAGGCGAGAATATGCTTGTCATCCATCCGGATGAGTGTATCGACTGCGGTGTCTGCGAGCCGGAATGCCCGGCTGAAGCCATCAAGCCGGATACGGAGCCGGGTCTCGACAAGTGGCTCCAGGTCAATACCGAATATGCCGAAAAGTGGCCCAATATCACCATCAAGCGCGACGCGCCCGACGATGCGCAGAAGTTTGACGGCGAAGAAGGCAAGTTCGAAAAGTATTTCTCGGCTGAGCCGGGCCAGGGCGACTGA
- a CDS encoding CarD family transcriptional regulator: MATQQKKSSQRNGFKTGEFIVYPAHGVGQIVEIEDQEVAGHKLELFVIDFQKDKMRLKVPVAKASSIGMRKLSETDYVDRALKVVQGRARVKRTMWSRRAQEYDAKINSGDLISISEVVRDLYRAENQPEQSYSERQLYEAALDRMAREIAAVNRMSETEAVRLIETNLNKGPRRGPKAEDEEAAKEEAA; the protein is encoded by the coding sequence ATGGCAACCCAGCAGAAAAAATCGTCGCAGCGAAATGGCTTCAAGACCGGTGAGTTCATCGTCTATCCAGCACACGGGGTAGGCCAGATCGTCGAGATCGAAGACCAAGAAGTTGCGGGCCACAAGCTGGAGCTGTTCGTTATCGATTTCCAGAAAGACAAGATGCGCCTGAAGGTGCCGGTTGCGAAGGCTTCCTCCATCGGCATGCGCAAGCTTTCCGAGACCGATTATGTGGATCGCGCTCTAAAGGTGGTGCAGGGCCGTGCACGCGTGAAGCGCACCATGTGGTCGCGCCGCGCGCAGGAATATGATGCAAAGATCAATTCCGGTGATCTCATCTCCATTTCGGAAGTTGTCCGCGACCTCTATCGCGCGGAAAACCAGCCGGAGCAGTCCTATTCGGAACGCCAGCTCTACGAAGCGGCACTTGATCGCATGGCGCGTGAAATCGCAGCCGTCAACCGCATGTCGGAGACGGAAGCGGTGCGCCTGATCGAGACCAATCTGAACAAGGGTCCGCGCCGCGGTCCGAAGGCTGAAGACGAAGAAGCAGCGAAGGAAGAAGCTGCCTGA